From a single Stomoxys calcitrans chromosome 4, idStoCalc2.1, whole genome shotgun sequence genomic region:
- the LOC106089662 gene encoding uncharacterized protein LOC106089662, with the protein MPEPEKQEEKKDEEIQVPKNEDFFESKTFRIISVMLYLGGISGLGMTLAMYFIFIWDSSMPPIPEIKHAHHVG; encoded by the coding sequence ATGCCTGAACCGGAAAAACAAGAAGAGAAAAAAGACGAAGAGATTCAAGTGCCCAAGAATGAGGATTTTTTCGAATCGAAAACCTTTCGCATCATATCGGTAATGCTGTATTTGGGAGGTATCAGTGGTCTCGGCATGACATTGGCCATGTACTTCATCTTCATCTGGGATTCAAGTATGCCGCCCATACCGGAAATCAAACATGCACATCATGTGGGATAA